The following are encoded in a window of Penaeus monodon isolate SGIC_2016 chromosome 9, NSTDA_Pmon_1, whole genome shotgun sequence genomic DNA:
- the LOC119577191 gene encoding uncharacterized protein LOC119577191 yields the protein MYEKNFGRFPVRRRRLAHFALFLLRAGVMASKCDPACLGHRLIQIGLPLLNDTTVSYWWPGQAVDSVHLCGDGLEMSPYVPEEKRNQWHALVMQSRFIHEDELMLKHIGVHLGGWYTLSIPTLDIFVNVSCDGWSCKNVVVISHQPVTWALGCDDTPCGCPSEAAKGCALGGVQKTGCDILYLNQAGMILDSPSKVFWRPLLLHSKLSFFWGTEDEFAEPYTIVASRQELDTWVTFDIHTRKVEIGNKIVRECNMTIPALDFATVCSVADKAVLFYSTEPAVIALGCDVPPVYRNTADGLPGWAIFVMVLILTGLCVSASCVVRRRRKTQRQGTA from the exons ATGTACGAAAAGAACTTCGGTCGTTTTCCCgtcaggaggaggaggctggCGCATTTCGCTCTGTTTCTGCTTCGAG CTGGTGTCATGGCTTCGAAGTGTGACCCTG CCTGTCTTGGGCATCGCCTCATACAAATTGGGCTGCCCCTCTTAAACGACACCACTGTGAGTTACTGGTGGCCTGGGCAAGCCGTCGACTCAGTCCACCTCTGCGGAGACGGACTGGAGATGAGCCCGTATGTCCCAGAGGAGAAGAGGAACCAGTGGCACGCGCTCGTAATGCAGTCCAGGTTCATACACGAGGACGAGTTAATGCTTAAACACATAG GTGTGCACCTGGGTGGCTGGTACACACTGTCCATCCCCACCCTGGACATCTTTGTAAATGTATCCTGTGACGGATGGAGCTGCAAGAACGTGGTAGTTATAAGCCACCAGCCAGTGACGTGGGCGTTGGGGTGCGACGACACTCCTTGTG GATGTCCGAGCGAAGCGGCAAAGGGGTGCGCCTTGGGTGGGGTGCAGAAGACAG GCTGCGACATACTCTACCTCAACCAAGCTGGAATGATCCTCGACTCCCCTTCGAAGGTGTTCTGGCGTCCTCTGCTCCTCCATTCAAAGCTGAGTTTCTTCTGGGGTACAGAGGATGAGTTTGCCGAACCTTACACCATTGTCGCGAGCCGACAAGAACTGGACACCTGGGTTACTTTTGACATTCACACGCGGAAGGTGGAGATCG GGAACAAGATAGTACGAGAATGCAATATGACAATACCCGCTCTCGATTTCGCTACAGTGTGTTCAGTCGCTGACAAAGCAGTGTTGTTTTATTCTACTGAACCTGCTGTCATAGCCCTAGGGTGTGACGTGCCACCAGTCTACAGAAATACTGCAG ATGGGTTGCCTGGCTGGGCGATTTTCGTTATGGTTCTCATCTTGACCGGTCTTTGCGTCTCCGCCTCCTGCGtcgtcaggaggaggaggaagacacaaCGCCAAGGGACCGCTTAG
- the LOC119577192 gene encoding inactive hydroxysteroid dehydrogenase-like protein 1: MDVVVDSAKLWLSEFLPYWRKAEGTLAVVGLCYAGSVAASLLWQVTNGVRVHFWSRLWKKDLVGKYGKWAVVTGSTDGIGKSYAKELASKGMNILLVSRTKAKLERVAQEIASKYGVETDIAQADFSEGRSVYGNIAEHLKGKDIGILVNNVGMLVTPRLFCEISEDDIWAYASVNVASVPAMTRFVLPTMLERGKGAIINVSSIGAYIPLPYMQIYTATKSFVSSFTRALQVEYRSSGVTIQCIEPGAVSTNMTQFEESFHEPAFNVATPDGFAANAVATLGYSDHTTGYWPHSIQLFSILASPQWLVVRGFLKVFEALQEKKKVKKN; encoded by the exons ATGGATGTTGTTGTTGATTCAGCGAAGCTCTGGTTGAGCGAGTTCCTCCCCTACTGGCGAAAGGCTGAGGGGACCTTGGCAGTCGTCGGGTTATGTTACGCCGGTTCAGTCGCTGCCAGCTTGCTATGGCAGGTCACGAATGGGGTCAGAGTTCATTTCTGGTCGCGACTCTGGAAGAAAGACCTGGTAGGGAAGTACGGAAAATGGGCAG TTGTAACGGGGTCGACCGACGGCATTGGGAAAAGCTACGCCAAAGAACTCGCAAGTAAAGGCATGAACATCCTGCTGGTCTCCCGGACAAAGGCAAAGCTGGAGCGAGTTGCACAGGAGATAG CTTCAAAATATGGCGTCGAAACAGATATAGCACAGGCTGACTTCTCGGAAGGTCGTTCGGTGTATGGTAACATTGCCGAGCATCTAAAGGGAAAAGATATTGGGATCCTTG tAAACAACGTCGGTATGCTCGTTACCCCTCGCCTCTTTTGCGAAATATCAGAGGATGACATCTGGGCTTATGCCAGTGTGAACGTGGCCTCCGTGCCCGCCATGACTAGGTTCGTGCTCCCTACCATGCTTGAGCGCGGCAAAGGGGCCATTATCAATGTATCGTCCATTGGCGCCTACATCCCCTTGCCTTACATGCAGATATACACAGCAACAAAG tCGTTTGTCAGCAGCTTCACTCGTGCCCTGCAAGTGGAATACCGTTCATCGGGCGTAACTATACAGTGCATCGAACCAGGGGCCGTGTCTACTAACATGACCCAGTTTGAAGAGAGTTTCCACGAGCCAG CCTTTAATGTTGCAACTCCCGATGGCTTTGCTGCAAATGCTGTTGCAACTCTGGGGTACTCCGACCACACCACGGGCTATTGGCCGCACAGCATCCAG ttatttagcATCCTCGCTTCTCCTCAGTGGTTAGTGGTGAGAGGTTTTCTGAAAGTCTTTGAAGCTttgcaagagaagaaaaaagtgaagaaaaactaA